A region of Dehalococcoidales bacterium DNA encodes the following proteins:
- a CDS encoding NUDIX pyrophosphatase, with protein MARNFQEKSVVTCFLESDGEILLLRRSELVGSYRGRWAGVSGYVDETADEQALVEIGEETGLYGEEIELIKKGEALVIEDERMGVRWVVYPYLFRIKDRRKVRMDWEHQEMRWIDPEDIAAYQTVPMLRETLARVYGD; from the coding sequence TTGGCGCGTAATTTTCAGGAAAAATCAGTGGTCACCTGTTTCCTTGAATCTGACGGTGAGATATTGCTGTTGCGCCGCAGTGAACTGGTCGGCAGTTACCGGGGGAGATGGGCCGGTGTCAGCGGTTATGTTGATGAGACCGCTGATGAGCAGGCCCTGGTGGAGATAGGGGAGGAAACCGGCCTGTACGGTGAAGAGATCGAGCTGATTAAGAAGGGCGAGGCTCTGGTGATCGAAGATGAGAGGATGGGCGTGCGGTGGGTAGTCTATCCCTATCTTTTCCGTATCAAAGACCGGAGGAAGGTTAGAATGGACTGGGAACACCAGGAGATGAGATGGATAGACCCGGAGGACATTGCCGCTTACCAGACGGTGCCCATGCTCAGGGAAACACTGGCCCGGGTCTACGGGGACTGA
- a CDS encoding CinA family protein, whose amino-acid sequence MASLEQEVGDLLRRRGLTLGLVESATGGLISHLITNVPGSSSYYQGSVTAYHNEIKINVVGVKRETIGKYGAVSTQVAEEMAAGGRKLLAADICLSDTGIAGPGGATPAKPVGLFCIGFSHRGGTYSQKHVFRGDREQNKRSAAETALGWLKEHLNSLD is encoded by the coding sequence ATGGCCAGCCTTGAACAGGAAGTTGGTGATTTGCTCCGTCGCAGGGGATTGACTCTGGGATTGGTGGAGTCAGCTACCGGGGGTCTGATATCTCACCTGATAACTAATGTCCCCGGCAGTTCAAGTTACTATCAGGGGTCGGTTACCGCTTACCATAATGAGATTAAGATCAATGTGGTGGGAGTAAAAAGGGAGACCATCGGAAAATACGGTGCGGTGAGCACCCAGGTGGCTGAGGAGATGGCGGCGGGCGGCCGGAAATTACTGGCCGCCGACATCTGTTTATCCGATACCGGTATCGCCGGGCCGGGTGGAGCTACCCCCGCCAAGCCTGTGGGGTTGTTCTGCATAGGTTTCTCACACCGGGGAGGAACTTACAGCCAGAAGCACGTTTTCCGGGGCGACCGGGAGCAGAACAAGCGCTCTGCCGCCGAGACCGCTTTAGGCTGGCTGAAAGAGCACCTGAACAGTCTGGACTGA
- a CDS encoding DUF4349 domain-containing protein, translating to MMKKFTLVTPILLGILLVFVACSPSAIREEDSKGIVGPTTPTAPAPTPVAPAPPPEMIVGRPSFGVTPPVIIETGQLDIDRMIVRTANVQLVVNNVPVALDQIAELAQGFGGYVVSSNRFGEEENLTGNIVFRVPAESFDNAMRALRGLAVEVKSESTSSQDVTEEYSDLAAKLRNLEATEEQLLRLLEKAEKVEEILSVQRELSRVRGEIEQIKGRMQFLERTSETSLIQVYLEQARLNVSFAADKRSVRAGQEVQFTLRQVTGGFEPYSFEWDFGDGDTSTDRSPAHTYRTTGGYTVSLKVTDDRGNTTTETRNEYITVLPGWSADITASEAWNGLVTLGHALANIFIWVGIFSPVWIVAGGITYWLLRRRKKA from the coding sequence ATGATGAAGAAGTTTACCTTGGTAACCCCTATTTTGCTGGGGATCTTGCTTGTGTTTGTTGCCTGCTCCCCTTCAGCGATAAGAGAGGAAGATTCAAAGGGGATAGTGGGGCCGACGACACCAACGGCGCCAGCACCCACACCGGTAGCCCCGGCGCCACCCCCGGAAATGATTGTGGGAAGACCGTCTTTTGGTGTAACGCCACCGGTGATAATTGAAACCGGGCAGCTGGATATTGACCGCATGATTGTGCGTACCGCCAATGTGCAACTGGTGGTGAATAATGTCCCGGTGGCTCTAGACCAGATTGCGGAGCTTGCCCAGGGTTTTGGTGGCTATGTGGTTTCTTCTAACCGGTTCGGGGAAGAGGAAAATCTCACCGGGAATATTGTCTTTCGCGTGCCCGCGGAAAGCTTTGATAATGCCATGCGGGCATTACGCGGGCTGGCCGTTGAGGTAAAGTCGGAAAGTACCTCGAGTCAGGATGTCACCGAGGAGTATTCTGACCTGGCCGCCAAGCTGCGTAACCTGGAGGCGACTGAGGAGCAATTACTCAGACTTCTGGAAAAGGCAGAAAAGGTTGAAGAGATTCTCAGCGTTCAGCGGGAGCTTTCCAGGGTTAGAGGCGAAATCGAACAGATCAAGGGGCGGATGCAATTCCTGGAGCGGACTTCAGAGACCTCTCTGATTCAGGTATATCTGGAGCAGGCCAGGCTCAATGTCAGTTTTGCGGCTGATAAAAGGAGCGTAAGGGCGGGTCAGGAGGTCCAGTTTACCCTCCGCCAGGTAACCGGTGGGTTTGAGCCTTATAGCTTTGAGTGGGACTTCGGCGATGGGGATACCAGCACGGACAGGTCTCCGGCGCATACTTACAGGACTACTGGCGGTTATACCGTCTCTCTGAAAGTGACTGATGACAGGGGTAACACCACTACCGAAACCAGGAACGAGTATATTACCGTACTCCCCGGCTGGAGCGCTGATATTACCGCCAGCGAAGCCTGGAATGGCCTCGTCACCTTGGGCCATGCGCTGGCGAACATCTTCATCTGGGTCGGTATATTCAGTCCGGTATGGATAGTTGCCGGCGGTATTACCTACTGGCTGCTGCGGCGGCGGAAAAAGGCTTAG
- the tmk gene encoding dTMP kinase gives MSLFITFEGGEGSGKTLQARALYRRISKLEVPVRLIHEPGSTALGLKLARLLKWTERTRISPLAELLLFNASRSQLVAEIILPDLKAGKVVICDRYTDSTVSYQSYGRGLDMDLVRSINQAATGGLNPDLTVLLDVPVEEGFARKRDKKPDRFEQEDMAFHHRVREGYLKLAAAEPPRWLVVDARQSKARIKEIIWLRVSQLLPNGE, from the coding sequence ATGTCGCTGTTTATCACCTTTGAGGGAGGAGAGGGGAGTGGCAAGACTCTCCAGGCGCGGGCGCTCTACCGCCGGATTTCCAAACTTGAAGTACCGGTGCGGCTCATCCATGAACCGGGCAGCACGGCACTGGGCTTAAAGCTGGCGCGTCTGCTGAAATGGACGGAGCGTACCCGGATATCACCATTGGCAGAGTTGCTGCTGTTCAACGCCTCCCGCTCTCAACTGGTTGCCGAGATTATCCTGCCTGACCTGAAAGCCGGGAAAGTGGTTATCTGTGACCGCTATACCGATTCCACTGTCAGCTACCAGAGTTACGGGCGGGGTCTCGACATGGACCTGGTCAGGTCTATTAATCAGGCTGCCACCGGCGGGCTGAATCCTGACCTGACCGTTTTGCTGGATGTTCCGGTTGAAGAAGGTTTTGCCCGGAAGCGGGACAAGAAGCCAGACCGCTTTGAGCAGGAGGACATGGCTTTTCACCACAGAGTCCGGGAGGGCTATCTGAAGCTGGCGGCGGCTGAGCCGCCGCGCTGGCTGGTGGTGGATGCCCGCCAGTCAAAAGCCAGAATAAAAGAGATAATCTGGCTCAGGGTAAGCCAGTTGCTCCCAAATGGGGAGTGA